A portion of the Betta splendens chromosome 2, fBetSpl5.4, whole genome shotgun sequence genome contains these proteins:
- the tmem198b gene encoding transmembrane protein 198-B isoform X1 yields the protein MLDPWHRQPYNLVAWPCSVASAVPFLPPDHLLPVKMPTMLETVLAQSERELGPGRLNGCEASSGRYKLVPSVICSMCCLFGIIYCFFGYRCFKAVMFLTGLMFGSVVIFMLCYKERVLDTQLSVEASVGIGLGIGTLCGLVTMLVRSVGLFMVGLLLGLLLAVATLVGMEELSDSPPRSVWVPLGVLLGLGMLFAVLTLQWQRLFTTLSTAVFGAAVITVALDYFVELFALVLYMYERMKAAPAKPVCWLMWVVLGVWPALTLLGVVIQWKVTAGGYSHTKVIISRQQRRMQVMRIRQRDERYHNKKKKKQQHGSASHHHQAKQLQEPAYRRKPNPIRRYDTDVLSPSYIQSFRDRQVQAQPFPGHLIGEAHAVVDVAYNRSSMPPQTEAAGPSLRI from the exons ATGTTGGACCCTTGGCATCGGCAGCC GTACAACCTTGTGGCTTGGCCGTGCTCTGTAGCCTCCGCTGTCCCCTTCCTCCCACCTGATCACCTCCTCCCGGTCAAAATGCCGACCATGCTGGAAACGGTACTGGCTCAGTCGGAGCGGGAGCTGGGCCCCGGGCGGCTGAACGGCTGCGAGGCATCCAGCGGCCGCTACAAGCTGGTTCCCTCCGTCATCTGCTCCATGTGCTGTCTCTTTGGCATCATCTACTGCTTCTTCG GCTATCGGTGCTTCAAAGCCGTGATGTTTCTGACTGGCCTCATGTTCGGCTCCGTCGTCATCTTCATGCTCTGCTACAAGGAGCGCGTGCTGGACACCCAGCTCAGCGTGGAGGCGTCCGTGGGCATTGGCCTGGGCATCGGCACGCTCTGCGGCCTGGTCACCATGCTGGTCCGCAGCGTGGGCCTCTTCATGGTGGGCCTGCTCCTGGGCCTGCTGTTGGCCGTGGCCACCCTGGTGGGCATGGAGGAGCTGTCCGACAGCCCCCCGCGCTCCGTCTGGGTGCCTCTGGGCGTGCTGCTTGGCCTGGGCATGCTGTTCGCCGTGCTCACCCTGCAGTGGCAGCGTCTGTTTACCACGCTGTCCACGGCCGTGTTCGGCGCGGCCGTCATCACTGTGGCGCTGGACTACTTTGTGGAGCTGTTTGCCCTGGTTCTCTACATGTACGAGCGCATGAAGGCAGCACCAGCCAAGCCGGTGTGCTGGCTGATGTGGGTGGTGCTGGGCGTGTGGCCGGCCCTCACGCTGCTCGGCGTGGTCATCCAGTGGAAGGTGACGGCCGGGGGGTACTCCCACACCAAGG TCATCATCAgccggcagcagaggaggatgcAGGTGATGCGGATTCGCCAGCGAGACGAGCGTTACcacaacaagaagaagaagaagcagcagcacggctccgcctcccaccaccaccaggccAAGCAGCTCCAGGAGCCTGCCTACCGCCGCAAGCCCAACCCCATACGCCGCTACGACACCGACGTCCTGTCACCA AGCTACATCCAGAGCTTCCGTGACAGACAAGTGCAGGCGCAGCCCTTCCCAGGCCACTTGATCGGTGAAGCCCATGCTGTGGTGGACGTAGCCTACAACCGCAGCTCCATGCCTCCCCAAACAGAAGCGGCAGGACCTTCACTGCGAATCTGA
- the tmem198b gene encoding transmembrane protein 198-B isoform X2, with the protein MPTMLETVLAQSERELGPGRLNGCEASSGRYKLVPSVICSMCCLFGIIYCFFGYRCFKAVMFLTGLMFGSVVIFMLCYKERVLDTQLSVEASVGIGLGIGTLCGLVTMLVRSVGLFMVGLLLGLLLAVATLVGMEELSDSPPRSVWVPLGVLLGLGMLFAVLTLQWQRLFTTLSTAVFGAAVITVALDYFVELFALVLYMYERMKAAPAKPVCWLMWVVLGVWPALTLLGVVIQWKVTAGGYSHTKVIISRQQRRMQVMRIRQRDERYHNKKKKKQQHGSASHHHQAKQLQEPAYRRKPNPIRRYDTDVLSPSYIQSFRDRQVQAQPFPGHLIGEAHAVVDVAYNRSSMPPQTEAAGPSLRI; encoded by the exons ATGCCGACCATGCTGGAAACGGTACTGGCTCAGTCGGAGCGGGAGCTGGGCCCCGGGCGGCTGAACGGCTGCGAGGCATCCAGCGGCCGCTACAAGCTGGTTCCCTCCGTCATCTGCTCCATGTGCTGTCTCTTTGGCATCATCTACTGCTTCTTCG GCTATCGGTGCTTCAAAGCCGTGATGTTTCTGACTGGCCTCATGTTCGGCTCCGTCGTCATCTTCATGCTCTGCTACAAGGAGCGCGTGCTGGACACCCAGCTCAGCGTGGAGGCGTCCGTGGGCATTGGCCTGGGCATCGGCACGCTCTGCGGCCTGGTCACCATGCTGGTCCGCAGCGTGGGCCTCTTCATGGTGGGCCTGCTCCTGGGCCTGCTGTTGGCCGTGGCCACCCTGGTGGGCATGGAGGAGCTGTCCGACAGCCCCCCGCGCTCCGTCTGGGTGCCTCTGGGCGTGCTGCTTGGCCTGGGCATGCTGTTCGCCGTGCTCACCCTGCAGTGGCAGCGTCTGTTTACCACGCTGTCCACGGCCGTGTTCGGCGCGGCCGTCATCACTGTGGCGCTGGACTACTTTGTGGAGCTGTTTGCCCTGGTTCTCTACATGTACGAGCGCATGAAGGCAGCACCAGCCAAGCCGGTGTGCTGGCTGATGTGGGTGGTGCTGGGCGTGTGGCCGGCCCTCACGCTGCTCGGCGTGGTCATCCAGTGGAAGGTGACGGCCGGGGGGTACTCCCACACCAAGG TCATCATCAgccggcagcagaggaggatgcAGGTGATGCGGATTCGCCAGCGAGACGAGCGTTACcacaacaagaagaagaagaagcagcagcacggctccgcctcccaccaccaccaggccAAGCAGCTCCAGGAGCCTGCCTACCGCCGCAAGCCCAACCCCATACGCCGCTACGACACCGACGTCCTGTCACCA AGCTACATCCAGAGCTTCCGTGACAGACAAGTGCAGGCGCAGCCCTTCCCAGGCCACTTGATCGGTGAAGCCCATGCTGTGGTGGACGTAGCCTACAACCGCAGCTCCATGCCTCCCCAAACAGAAGCGGCAGGACCTTCACTGCGAATCTGA